Within Lolium rigidum isolate FL_2022 chromosome 5, APGP_CSIRO_Lrig_0.1, whole genome shotgun sequence, the genomic segment TTTGGCTCTAGAGAAGAAGGGGGCAGGGCTAAGAGGGACAGTCGGGGtagactttgaaatggcggaggaggagctcgggcgAAGCGTTGAGACGTCACGGCAGCGCCCTGGCCACGGACGTGGTAGACGGCGGTTTACCCGGTAGTGGTTGCGTTGGAGGCATGGATCGCTCGAAGATATAGAGGAGAAATGCTTGCCGGAGGTTGAGGAGAAGATCATGGGAAAGGAGCGGCGGTAAGGTTAGTTTACTTTGAACTAATTTAGCTCTTAGTCGCCTGGACGTTAGGCGGACCCTCATGTATCTTTAGTTATCTGGAGCTAGTCGTAAGTTGGCATATATTGTTCTTGCTCTATTAGAGTGGCACGTTCGTTATTGGGTTGTGGTTCATTATTAGGTTATAGTTTGTTATGCAAAATATACTTTTTACGAATATTAAGAGAAACATATGTATGCAAAATATACTAACCAGTGTAAATTGTTTTATGTACTCATATTAAGCCCTAGAGTATCATATTTGCATGAAATATATAGCGTGGAGCTTGACTTTTAAGCCACAACAATGGTCTGACTCTCTGCAATCAAACCGGAGGCCACAACAATGGTCTGATTTTCTGCAATCAAACCGGAGCCTCTCCACGGCACCGCCACCACCCAAAAAAATATGCAATAAACATTTTCAGTTGTGTACCCAAATCATTAGCGGTTACTGGATGATCACTGACTTCCAGGATGTTATTGTAATTCATATTCGTTGAAGATGCGATCTCATAGTCGTACGACTCATACACACTTAAACGGGAGCCTCCATTCCTCCGTGATTCCGTCCGTAGCCATGTTACCCTTGCAGTTCTAAACACGCCATtacacgtcgtcgtcgtcgtcgtcgtcgttcgtCGGGCGCAACTGCAACTGGCGCCGACGCGTCGTTCTCACCTCATTTTGCCTGCCTATAAATCCCATCCCGCTGAACCATCAAAACACAAACAGGAGTCCAGCAAGTACAAATCGTACAAGTCTAATTAAGGAGGTTCATATAACCGTACTGCCAATATGGCTGGTGTCACCAGCAATGGCGCCGTCGCGCTTGTCGTTGTCGCGCTCCTCTCCCTGGTCGTCCCGTCCGTCCGTTCTGCAGTCGACTACGGCGTCTCCGCCGCTAGATCCTACAACTCCGGCTGGCTCCCCGCCAAGGCCACCTGGTACGGCCAGCCCAACGGCGCCGGCCCCGACGACAACGGTATGTACGCTGAAATCATATGCGATGACGGCGCAATGTCGTTCTTGCATCACGCAGAAGTTCCAGCTCGGTAGAAGTAATAATGCTGATCGATCTACCATTTGCAGGTGGTGCTTGCGGCTTCAAGAACGTGAACCGGTACCCCTTGTCCGCCATGACTTCGTGCGGCAACGAGCCCCTCTTCCAGGGTGGCGCCGGCTGCGGCACCTGCTACCAGGTACAGTATGCACTGGCAGCTCTAGGAATTCGCAACTTACTACCACTACCACGCGTGGTGCCGACAATTAATGTCAGCTAATGACGATGTATCAATGTCGATTAAATTAGTTGATGCTGATTGCTGAtcactaagagcaagtacaataagttttagtcagctagctataagaattaaaataatatattgttgcttagttggaggagagagaagatgagtgtgctcttttgcaagagtcagctctagcacgtgctcgtaggcactatgtgagagtgaatggtgggtCATACACTAATAAAGTAGTataattttatagctcactattgtacatgttggctTTAAGATGACTATAGATGATatgacacttggcttatagccaacagttggctctactattgaacttgctctaATGATTAGCTTGGTCGAACTCAAACCGATTCGATCAATGTTAAGTACTCTGCCATGTGCCATATATACATAGGGAAGTTGACCTTCTATGTTTTCCTCCATTGTTGTTTTAGATACGGTGCACGAGAACCAACAACCCTGCGTGCTCCGGCCAGACAAAGACGGTGGTGATCACCGACATGAACTACTACCCCGTGGCCAAGTACCACTTCGACCTCAGCGGCACGGCCTTCGGTGCGCTGGCGATGCCGGGCCAGAACGACCAGCTCCGGCACGCGGGCATCATTGACATGCAGTTCAGGAGGGTGCCCTGCAACTTCGCCGGCATGAAGCTGGGCTTCTACGTCCTGCGCGGCGCCAACCCCAACTACCTCCCGGTGCTGGTGCAGTATGCCAACCGGGACGGCACCGTCGTGAAGATGGACCTCATGCGGTCCACGAACGGCCGCCCCACGGGGCGATGGGAGCCCATGTACCGCTCCTGGGGCTCTGTCTGGCGGTGTGACTCCAGGGACGCGCTGCTGGGGCCTCTCTCCCTACGCGTCACTAGCGAGTCCGGCAAGACCCTCGTCGCCAACAATGTCATCCCCAATGGCTGGAAGGGCGACACCATCTACTCGTCCAACATCCAGTTCTCTTGATTCATTCCCCACGATCGAGGCTGAGTCAATCGTTTTGCTAGTGTCATGTAATTGATCCATATTTACTACCGAGGTAATATTCAAGGCGTGTTGATTGGCATTAATTGTGTGATGTGCGTGTGATAAACTGAATATTACTGAATGTGTTCTTATCCAGCCAGTACTGCTAGTTAACCTCACCACTCTAATGAAAAAGTTTATCATAGTATGCTCATATGTGCAATCGAAAGGCATGTTTGCAACCTACTTAGTGGGGGTAGAGTTCCCTCCCTAGTGCATAAAATGCGTTAAGCTGAAAGTGGCTAGTGGCTCGTTTACAGCGAGCTAACATCTACGGAGTCTGCCCATATAGAGCATCAAATTTGATCCAGACTACCAAACACGTATAGGGCTGTGGGAGTTTGCTTGTTTTGGGCCAAAAACAAAGTAGTAGGACACGTATCAAGGCTGGTGGCGGTGGATACCAGCTAGATTGAGCTCACTCGCGCTAGTCCTCTGAGAGCGTCTGGGAATTTGTTACCGGGTTGCCGGACGTTGTATAGAAGGGTTTGATTTATTTTCGTTAGTAGAAATAAATTGCTATCGCGAAAATATCAACTACACTCAGTCTACAACAACGAAATGTTTAAAgatattacggatgcacacaactctACTAATAAGAAGGAAAAACAAAGATTTCGCTATGGTGATCAAACACAAACCACTGCCAAGATAGCACCCGAAATTCGCGCTCTTAAAACAATGGCTTCAACAAGGCCATTACCAGGCACAACCGATTAAGGCTAGACACTGGATTTTCACCCTGGAGCAAgtcctccctctcaaaacaataccttcaacaaggtcattgctaggcacaaccaattaagatcagAACTTGGATTTTCACCATGGAAGACAAGACTATGTACTCCTCTATGTTGCCGCCCCCGCTTACCGATGTCACAACTGCAAGACAAGAAACATCAAGTGAAGCCATCTTCGCCACGAAGACTCGGTATGTCATTACTAGACTTTAGACCTCAGCCGCCATAACAATCTCCGCGCCTATCTTCTTCATGGAGATCGAAAACCAACATGTTCCATGATCGCAACAGACACCGAAGCTTCGCGTCAGTCCCTCTTGAAGCCGCACGGCCAGAAATATGGGTGCGCATGATCGAATCTCATCTGATGCAGCAATCTACCGgtgatggcctgcaagaacacAGGGTCATTCGTGCATATTTTCTTGGAAGTATTATTTCATGTTTTTATATCGTGTCCCAACAAGGAGCGTAGGAGGATGTTTATCTGCGGTGTTTCTATCACACAcaaggtgtcacaagtcttaggtgaATTGACTGTAAGAATTGAAATGAAAATTGGTGAGTATAAATGATAGGATTTTGGAGTGTtgataatgcaataaagtaaagtgcataaaattAAACAGCTAATAAGAAATAAatgggttgatggcgtgtaactcacacgttcgttgggaaccccaagaggaaggtatgatgcgcacagcagcaagttttccctcagaaagaaaccaaggtttatcgaaccagcaggagccaagaagcacgttgaaggttgatggcggcgggatgtagtgcggcgtaacaccagagattccggcgccaacgtggaacctgcacaacacaaccaaagtactttgccccaacgaaacagtgaggttgtcaatctcaccggcttgctgtaacaaaggattaaccgtattgtgtggaagatgattgtttgcaagaaaacagtaaaacaagtattgcagcagatttgtatttcagtataaaagaatggaccggggtccacagttcactagaggtgtctctcccataagataaaagcatgttgggtgaacaaattacagtcgggcaattgacaaatagagagggcataacaatgcacatacatgtcatgataagtacaatgagatttaattgggcattacgacaaagtacatagaccgccatccaactgcatctatgcctaaaaagtccaccttcaggttatcatccgaagcccttccagtattaagttgcaaagcaacagacaattgcattaagtatggtgcgtaatgtaatcaacaactacatccttagacatagcatcaatattttatccctagtggcaacagcaatccacaaccttagaactttctgtcactgtcccagatatcaatggaggcatgaacccactatcgagcataaatactccctcttggagttaagagcaaaaacttggccaagcctctactaataacggagagcatgcaagatcataaacaacacataggtaataacttgataattaacataacatggtattctctatccatcggatcccgacaaacacaacatatagcattacggatagatgatcttgatcatgttaggcagctcacaagatccaacaatgaagcacaatgaggagaagacaaccatctagctactgctatggacccatagtccaggggtgaactactcactcatcactccggaggcgaccatggcggtgaaggggtgccggaggagatctccagaatcccccgagatgggattggcggcggcgtctctggaaggttttccgtatcgtggttctcggtactgggggtttcgcgacggaggctttaagtaggcggaagggcaacgtggggggccacacgagggccccacaccataggtcggcgtggccagggcctgggccgcgccgccctatggtggcggcgcctcgtggccccacttcgactcctcttcggtcttccggaagcttcgtggcaaaataggaccctgggcgttgatttcgtccaattccgagaatatttcgttactaggatttctgaaaccaaaaacagcagaaaacgaaagaatcggctcttcggcatcttgttaataggttagttccggaaaatgcacgaatatgacataaagtgtgcataaaacatgtagatatcatcaataatgtggcatggaacataagaaattatcgatacgtcggagacgtatcagcatccccaagcttagttctgctcgtcccgagcgagtaaaacgataacaaagataatttctgaagtgacatgccatcataaccttgatcatactatttgtaaacatatgtaatgaatgcagcgatcaaaacaatggtaatgacatgagtaaacaagtgaatcataaagcaaagacttttcatgaatagtacttcaagacaagcatcaataagtcttgcataagagttaactcataaagcaataaatcaaagtaaaggtattgaagcaacacaaaggaagattaagtttcagcggttgctttcaacttataacatgtatatctcatggataattgtcaacatagagtaatataacaagtgcaatatgcaagtatgtaggaatcaatgcacagttcacacaagtgtttgcttcttgaggtggagagagataggtgaactgactcaacataaaagtaaaaagaatggtccttcaaagaggaaagcatcgattgctatatttgtgctagagcttttattttgaaaacatgaaacaattttgtcaacggtagtaataaagcatatgagttatgtaaattatatcctacaagttgcaagtcatgcatagtatactaatagtgcccgcaccttgtcctaattagcttggactaccggatcattgcaatacacatgttttaaccaagtgtcacaatggggtacctccatgccgcctgtacaaaggtctaaggagaaagctcgcattttggatttctcgcttttgattattctcaacttagacatccataccgggacaacatggacaacagataatggactcctctttaatgcataagcatgtggcaacaattattattctcatatgagattgaggatatatgtccaaaactgaaacttccaccatgaatcatggctttagttagcggcccaatgttcttctctaacaatatgtatgctccaaccataaaggtggtagatctctcttacttcggacaagacggacatgcatagcaactcacatgatattcaacaaagaatagttgatggcgtccccagaaacatggttatcgcacaacgagcaacttaataagagataaagtgcataagtacatattcaataccacaatagtttttaagctatttgtcccatgagctatatattgtaaaggtgaatgatggaattttaaaggtagcactcaagcaatttactttggaatggcggataaataccatgtagtaggtaggtatggtggacacaaatgacatagtagttggctcaaggattttggatgcatgagaagtattccctctcgatacaaggtttaggctagcaaggttatttgaaacaaacacaaggatgaacggtgcagcaaaactcacataaaagacatattgtaaacattataagactctacaccgtcttccttgttgttcaaaactcaatagtagatattatctagactctagagaaaccaaatatgcaaaccaaattagcaagctctaagtgtttcttcattaatgggtgcaaagtatatgatgcaagagcttaaacatgagcacaacaattgccaagtatcaaattatccaagacattttagagttactacatgtagtattttccaattccaaccatataacaatttaacgaagaagaaacttcgtcatgaatactatgagtaaagcctaaggacatacttgtccatatgctacagcggagcgtgtctctctcccacaaagtgaatgctaggatccattttattcaaacgaaacaaaaacaaaaacaaaccgacgctccaagcaaagtgcataagatgtgacggaataaaaatatagtttcaggggaggaacctgataatgttgtcgatgaagaaggggatgccttgggcatccccaagcttagacgcttgagtcttcttagaatatgcaggggtgaaccaccggggcatccccaagcttagagctttcactccccttgatcatattgtatcatactcctctcttgatccttgaaaacttcctccacaccaaactcgaaacaactcattagagggttagtgcacaataaaaattaacatgttcagaggtgacacaatcattcttaacacttctggacattgcataaagctactggacattaatggatcaaagaaattcatccaacatagcaaaagaggcaatgcgaaataaaaggcagaatctgtcaaaacagaacagtccgtaaagatggattttattagggcaccagacttgctcaaatgaaaatgcccaaattgaatgaaaattgcgtacatatctgaggatcactcacgtaaattggcttaattttctgagttacctacagagaattagacccagattcgtgacagcaaagaaatctttttctgcgcagtaatccaaatctagtatttactttactatcaaagactttacttggcacaacaaaacataaaactaagataaggagaggttgctacagtagtaaacaacttccaagactcaaatataaaacaaagtactttagtaaaaacatgggttgtctcccataagcgcttttctttaacgcctttcagctaggcgcagaaagtgtatatcaagtaacatcaagagatgaagcatcaacatcataatttgttctaataatagaatcataaggtaacttcattctatttctaggaaagtgttccatacctttcttgagagtaaattgatatttaatattaccttccttcatatcaatggtagcaccaacagttcgaagaaaaggtcttcccaatataatggggcaagatgcattgcattcaatatccaagacaacaaaatcaacggggacaaggttattgttaaccataatatgaacattatcaactttccccaaaggtttctttttagcattatcggcgagattaacatccggataacgagtttttcattggtggcaagtcaagcatatcatatactttcttaggcataacagaaatacttgcaccaagatcacataaagcattacaatcaaaatatttgactctcattttaatgatgggctcccaaccatcctctagctttctaggaatagaagtttcaagttttagtttctcttctctagcttttatgagagcatttgtaatatgttttgtgaaagccaagtttacgagcgctagcattgggactcttagcaagtttttgtaagaactttataacttcagagatgtggcaatcatcaaaatctaaatcattacaatctaaagcaatgggattatcatccccaaggttggaaaaaatttcagcagttttatcacagagcggtttcggcagttttagcagtttcgggtaattttgcgcgctttgcactaggagtagaaacattgccaacaccaattattttattattgatagtaggaggtgcagcaacatgtgaatcattagcattgctagtggtggtaatagtccaaactttagctacatttttctctttagctagtttttcattttcttctctatcccacctagcacgcgagttcagccattaatcttatattctcattaattctaacttggatggcatttgctgtagtaacaattttattttcaatatccctattaggcataactttcgatttcaaaagatcaacatcagaggcaagactatcaaccttagaagcgagaatatcaattttattgagcttttcctcaacagatttgttaaaggcagtttgtgtactaataaattctttaagcatagcttcaagtccagggggtgtattcctattattgttgtaagaattcccataagaattagcataaccgttaccattattataaggatatggcctatagttattactagaattgttccgataagcattgttgttgaaattattatttttaatgaagtttacatcaacatgttcttcttgggcaaccaatgaagctaacggaacattattaggatcaacattagtcctatcattcacaagcatagacataatagcatcaatcttatcattcaaggaagaggattcttcaacagaatttaccttcttaccttgtggagctctttccgtgtgccattcagagtaattaaccatcatatcatcaagaagctttgtagccgcccccaaggtaatggacataaagtaacctccagcagctgaatccaataaattccgcgaagaaaaatttagtcctgcatagaaggtttggatgatcatccaagtagtcagtccatgggttgggcaatttttaaccaaagatttcattctttcccaagcttgagcaacatgttcattatccaattgtttaaaattcattatgctactcctcaaagatataattttagcagggggataatatctaccaataaaagcatccttgcatttagtccaggaatcaatactattcttaggcggagatagcaaccaatctttagctcttcctcttaatgagaaaggaaacaattttaattttataatgtcaccatctacatctttatacttttgcatttcacatagttcaacaaaattattgagatgggcagacagcatcatcgaactaacaccagaaaattgctctcgcataacaagattcgataaagcgagggttaatttcaaagaattccgctgtagtagcaggtggagcaataggtgtgcataagaaatcattattatttgtggttgtgaaatcacacaacttagtattttcaggggtggccattttagcagtagtaaataaaacaaactagataaagtaaatgcaagtaactaattttttttgtgtttttgatatagcaaacaagatagtaaataaagtaaagctagcaactaatttttttgtgttttgatataatgcagcaaacaaagtagtaaataaaataaagcaagacaaaaacaaagtaaagagattgggaagtggagactccccttgcgagcgtgtcttgatctcccggcaacggtgccgagaaaagagcttgatggcgtgtaactcacacgttcgttgggaaccccaagaggaaggtatgatgcgcacagcagcaagttttccctcgagaaagaaaccaaggtttatcgaaccaggaggagccaagaagcacgttgaaggttgatggcggcgggatgtagtgcggcgcaacaccggagattccggcgccaacgtggaacctgcacaacacaaccaaagtactttgccccaacgaaacgagtgaggttgtcaatctcaccggcttgctgtaacaaaggattaaccgtattgtgtggaagatgattgtttgcaagaaaacgatagaaacaagtattgccagcagatttgtatttcagtataaaagaatggaccggggtccacagttcactagaggtgtctctcccataagataaacgcatgttgggtgaacaaattacagtcgggcaattgacaaatagagagggcataacaatgcacatacatgtcatgataagtacagtgagatttaattgggcattacgacaaagtacatagaccgccatccaactcgcatctatgcctaaaaagtccaccttcgaggttatcatccgaaccccttccagtattaagttgcaaagcaacggacaattgcattaagtatggtgcgtaatgtaatcaacaactacatccttagacatatcatcaatgttttatccctagtggcaacgagcaatccacaaccttagaactttctgtcactcgtcccagatatcaatggaggcatgaacccactatcgagcataaatactccctcttggagttaagagcaaaaacttggccagagcctctactaataacggagagcatgcaagatcataaacaacacataggtaataacttgataattaacataacatggtattctctatccatcggatcccgacaaacacaacatatagcattacagatagatgatcttgatcatgttaggcagctcacaagatccaacaatgaagcacaatgaggagaagacaaccatctagctactgctatggacccatagtccaggggtgaactactcactcatcactccggaggcgaccatggcggtgaagagtcctccgggagatgaatcccctctccggcagggtgccggaggagatctccagaatcccccgagatgggattggcggcggcggcgtctctggaaggttttccg encodes:
- the LOC124654275 gene encoding expansin-B2-like, with product MAGVTSNGAVALVVVALLSLVVPSVRSAVDYGVSAARSYNSGWLPAKATWYGQPNGAGPDDNGGACGFKNVNRYPLSAMTSCGNEPLFQGGAGCGTCYQIRCTRTNNPACSGQTKTVVITDMNYYPVAKYHFDLSGTAFGALAMPGQNDQLRHAGIIDMQFRRVPCNFAGMKLGFYVLRGANPNYLPVLVQYANRDGTVVKMDLMRSTNGRPTGRWEPMYRSWGSVWRCDSRDALLGPLSLRVTSESGKTLVANNVIPNGWKGDTIYSSNIQFS